In Paenibacillus algicola, a genomic segment contains:
- a CDS encoding Cthe_2314 family HEPN domain-containing protein — translation MLRILLGEEPRLNHGLMEDAIETMVTTTQLLQKEIDKNQDPTHDFRKLEIWTRGLIVSLDELEQSCFAAGHFRKSVKAGYVDELSIQEQGEYGRYVYFYKNAFIRVFSILDKLGTVLNDLYDLNTSKVKAHFSYFTVLRQFKYLKTHEDLSRELEAIKDSYRNPMSVLRKRRNAEVHYMNSEMQDDLWQRHKGLNDKVELEDLDQHLDDLKQGLDMVCKTLAASYHYTNKLWSERGMKA, via the coding sequence ATGCTTCGAATACTGCTTGGGGAGGAGCCTAGACTTAATCACGGGCTCATGGAAGATGCGATAGAAACCATGGTAACAACCACACAGCTTCTGCAGAAGGAAATTGACAAGAACCAAGACCCCACGCATGATTTCCGCAAGCTGGAGATTTGGACGCGCGGCTTGATTGTGTCCCTGGATGAGCTGGAGCAAAGCTGCTTTGCAGCAGGACATTTTCGTAAATCGGTTAAGGCAGGATATGTCGATGAGCTGTCCATTCAGGAGCAGGGAGAGTACGGCCGTTACGTTTACTTTTACAAAAATGCATTTATCCGGGTCTTCTCCATTCTCGACAAGCTCGGAACCGTGCTGAATGACCTTTATGATCTCAATACGTCTAAGGTTAAGGCGCATTTCAGTTATTTTACGGTGCTGCGGCAGTTTAAATATTTGAAAACCCATGAGGATTTATCCCGAGAGCTGGAAGCCATCAAGGACAGCTATCGCAATCCGATGTCCGTGCTTCGCAAACGCCGTAACGCCGAGGTGCATTACATGAATTCGGAAATGCAGGATGATCTGTGGCAGCGCCATAAGGGTCTCAACGACAAGGTGGAGCTGGAGGATCTGGATCAGCATCTGGATGATCTGAAACAGGGGCTGGATATGGTGTGCAAGACACTGGCTGCGTCCTATCACTACACCAATAAGCTCTGGTCTGAAAGAGGAATGAAGGCGTAA
- a CDS encoding COX15/CtaA family protein, with protein sequence MNNKQLKWLSYITCLVMFLATFGGMVVTKTDSGLGCGQEWPLCNGKFVPAYTLASMIEYSHRLISGLAGLSALASLLAFVRYKRHRRDLLAYVGLTSVFVILQAIMGAMAVMSPQSAAVMALHFGFSLIAFASSVMLALAMRRLEHEGDTKDSEPLPQVSKRFRNLVWATAVYSYVVVYIGAFVSHTESREGCSGWPLCNGELIPELSGGVGIAFMHRVAAALLLLTIAVMAHFAFWRHRNNKEIQMLGVAALVLCLLQVLSGGVLMSTMQNEELYIFAALGHTLLISALFGVLAYLSVRVWQLSRSRPAQKADQQLATAAS encoded by the coding sequence TTGAATAATAAACAGTTGAAATGGCTCAGTTATATAACGTGCCTCGTTATGTTTCTGGCGACCTTTGGCGGAATGGTGGTCACGAAGACAGACTCAGGCTTGGGCTGTGGGCAGGAATGGCCGTTATGCAATGGGAAATTTGTTCCCGCTTACACCCTGGCTTCTATGATTGAATACTCGCACCGCCTGATTAGTGGACTGGCTGGCTTGTCAGCGCTGGCTTCTCTGCTTGCCTTCGTTCGCTACAAGCGGCATCGCCGGGATCTGCTGGCGTACGTGGGGCTAACCTCCGTCTTTGTCATCCTGCAGGCTATTATGGGCGCAATGGCCGTAATGTCTCCGCAATCAGCGGCTGTGATGGCACTGCATTTCGGGTTTTCTCTCATTGCGTTCGCAAGCTCGGTGATGCTGGCCTTGGCTATGCGGCGGCTGGAGCATGAAGGTGATACGAAAGATTCCGAGCCATTGCCGCAGGTCAGCAAGAGGTTTCGGAATCTGGTATGGGCAACTGCAGTGTACTCCTACGTGGTAGTGTACATAGGGGCATTTGTAAGCCATACGGAATCCAGGGAAGGCTGCTCCGGGTGGCCGCTGTGTAACGGAGAGCTTATCCCGGAGCTTTCAGGCGGCGTTGGCATTGCCTTTATGCACCGCGTAGCGGCGGCATTGCTGCTGCTGACCATTGCAGTGATGGCGCATTTCGCTTTTTGGCGTCACCGCAATAATAAAGAAATTCAAATGCTGGGCGTTGCGGCCTTAGTGCTGTGCCTGCTACAGGTGCTGAGCGGCGGAGTGCTGATGTCTACGATGCAGAATGAGGAGCTGTACATTTTTGCCGCTTTGGGTCATACCTTGCTCATCTCAGCGCTCTTCGGGGTTCTGGCCTACCTTAGTGTCCGGGTGTGGCAGCTGAGCCGGTCACGTCCTGCCCAGAAGGCAGATCAACAGCTTGCAACGGCAGCCTCATAA
- a CDS encoding thioredoxin family protein has translation MEKITSKAEFQVAIQPPRLTIAVFKADWCGDCKFIDPFMPDLEAQYSDRLTLVEVDVDQVGDVSQEQNILGIPSFVAYTDGRELVRFVNKLRKSREEIEAFLQRALEVYNTIHK, from the coding sequence ATGGAAAAAATCACGTCAAAAGCTGAGTTTCAAGTTGCGATCCAGCCCCCAAGACTGACCATTGCTGTTTTCAAGGCAGACTGGTGCGGTGACTGCAAATTTATCGATCCCTTCATGCCGGACCTGGAAGCCCAATACAGCGACCGCCTGACACTGGTAGAGGTTGATGTGGATCAGGTGGGGGATGTCAGTCAGGAGCAGAATATCCTGGGCATCCCGAGCTTTGTGGCTTACACGGATGGCCGTGAACTGGTTCGGTTCGTGAACAAGCTCCGCAAGTCCCGTGAAGAGATTGAAGCCTTCCTGCAGCGCGCCCTGGAGGTATACAACACGATCCACAAGTAA
- a CDS encoding DUF2515 family protein, producing the protein MPQQRRQRTGSLWSMLSALPHAASEAVSGLAASWHNSGELRRSKLPLDWNEGSVRSILCILDRTAEGCRRERDARHSRFQAGVDAPLPGSKAEDLVTADHLLIQRIQEMTADRNRSNVTRTQAYLEIYLEFPELHWALLAHLVSRNAGWNMTDLKGGLMSDLTDAAFKLNMYRFLERCNALIFQDAYPQLLLYKYSREQKRSCFHLLPWFHVSAFMTPFWERFWIERSSGVLSVALIINEQNYIEGRVVSHPFYREQVLQHPYLKIHEWTRLNQILFPLGDSRCRHELYKESILPLRPLIGLTVQHFADPSSRIKIGKSLYGMLFGYKRVLEGALHFVNCTPHLGSREEYWPALFTYQAEGSMDAPDESQALLQSEWLPDGQRLYSPRLLQVWEDLEYESIPRYDWYQQPDMLRHVSKPSLPYFVDMTHRHRSSLERTSMAHDAGRWLKGPNT; encoded by the coding sequence ATGCCACAGCAGCGGAGACAGCGGACAGGCTCCCTTTGGTCGATGCTGAGCGCCCTGCCTCATGCCGCTTCCGAGGCTGTCAGCGGCTTAGCCGCATCCTGGCACAACTCCGGCGAGCTTCGCAGGAGCAAGCTTCCTCTGGATTGGAACGAGGGAAGCGTCAGGAGCATCCTGTGTATTCTCGACCGCACGGCTGAGGGCTGCCGGAGGGAACGCGACGCCCGTCATTCAAGGTTTCAGGCCGGAGTCGATGCTCCGCTGCCGGGCAGCAAAGCAGAGGACCTCGTTACGGCGGATCATCTGCTCATTCAGCGGATTCAGGAGATGACTGCCGATCGGAACCGAAGCAATGTAACACGCACGCAGGCTTATCTAGAGATCTATCTGGAATTTCCGGAGCTGCACTGGGCTCTGCTGGCCCATCTGGTTTCAAGAAATGCCGGCTGGAATATGACGGATCTGAAGGGCGGGCTCATGTCTGATTTGACCGATGCCGCGTTCAAGCTGAACATGTACCGATTTCTGGAGCGGTGCAACGCGCTTATTTTTCAAGATGCCTATCCGCAGCTGCTGTTGTATAAATATAGCCGTGAACAGAAGCGGAGCTGCTTTCACCTGCTGCCCTGGTTTCATGTTTCGGCCTTCATGACGCCGTTTTGGGAACGGTTCTGGATCGAACGCAGCAGCGGAGTGCTCAGTGTTGCCCTGATCATCAATGAGCAGAACTACATCGAAGGACGGGTGGTCTCCCATCCTTTTTACCGTGAGCAGGTACTTCAGCATCCCTACCTCAAAATTCATGAGTGGACCCGCCTGAATCAGATTCTGTTTCCACTGGGAGACAGTCGCTGCCGCCATGAGCTGTACAAAGAGTCCATTCTTCCCCTGCGCCCTTTAATCGGCCTGACCGTGCAGCATTTTGCCGACCCGTCCTCGCGGATCAAGATCGGCAAATCTCTATACGGCATGCTGTTCGGATATAAGCGTGTGCTGGAAGGTGCCTTGCATTTCGTCAACTGCACCCCGCACCTGGGTTCTAGGGAAGAGTATTGGCCTGCTCTATTCACATATCAGGCTGAGGGCTCCATGGATGCCCCTGATGAAAGCCAGGCTCTGCTCCAGTCCGAGTGGCTGCCGGACGGGCAGCGGCTCTACAGCCCGCGGCTGCTTCAGGTGTGGGAAGACCTGGAGTACGAAAGCATTCCCCGTTATGACTGGTATCAGCAGCCGGATATGCTGCGTCATGTCAGCAAGCCGTCACTGCCCTATTTTGTAGATATGACCCACCGCCACCGTTCTTCGCTGGAGCGGACCTCCATGGCCCATGACGCTGGCCGGTGGCTGAAAGGTCCAAATACCTGA
- a CDS encoding putative polysaccharide biosynthesis protein: MLAKDSFIKGTIILAAAALVARVLGIAQRIPLEHLLDDIGQSAFASANNIYLILLALATAGVPSTLSKMVSERYAMNRPAEAKRVYQAALYFSAGVGVVITLLLFFFAPYYARLTKLPEATAAIQALAPALLLFPTIAMMRGYFQGRNFMTPGGISQIVEQIARVVTGIGLAYILIHFGYNDPLAAAGATFGGVLGSLAAFAVMLAFALRLRRQDKLNHELAADTTIPLGTIYKAIFTLSIPIVLSSVTVPSVNFLDTSLVKPLLNGVIGPEEATAALAVLGTRAQSIAGIPPILAVALAQSLIPIISAAYARKDEQHLQHQVTLALRVAILSGMPVVLVLAAAAYSLNGLLFSSIEGTGIIMMLTLTTIFQITMVTSGSILLGTGKAKITVKHVIVGLLVKLAGSYLLSPLLGIYGIIAATALCFLVITILNVRTIKSIVSFSILGTRWIAFGMTVLIAFGAGYGTEGFSRQLVNVMPDRLAFLIVCAIVGIVVGALYLLLLIILGVVRQAELKGYPRVLQKVLRPLMRLAPSAFRQKG; this comes from the coding sequence ATTTTGGCAAAAGACAGCTTTATTAAAGGGACGATTATTCTGGCAGCGGCTGCCTTGGTGGCAAGGGTGCTCGGCATCGCGCAGCGGATTCCGCTGGAGCACCTGCTGGATGATATCGGCCAATCTGCATTTGCAAGTGCGAACAACATTTATTTGATTCTGCTCGCTTTAGCGACCGCCGGCGTGCCGAGCACGCTGAGCAAGATGGTATCCGAACGCTACGCGATGAACCGCCCGGCAGAAGCCAAGCGGGTCTATCAGGCTGCACTGTATTTCTCCGCCGGGGTCGGGGTCGTCATTACGCTGCTGCTCTTTTTCTTCGCGCCATATTACGCCCGACTGACGAAGCTGCCGGAGGCAACTGCAGCGATCCAGGCACTTGCTCCGGCATTGCTGCTGTTTCCGACGATTGCGATGATGCGGGGGTATTTTCAGGGCCGCAACTTTATGACGCCCGGTGGAATTTCGCAAATTGTAGAGCAGATCGCCAGAGTGGTGACGGGCATCGGACTCGCATACATATTGATTCACTTTGGCTATAATGATCCGCTTGCTGCCGCGGGTGCTACCTTTGGCGGCGTGCTCGGCAGCCTGGCAGCCTTTGCCGTCATGCTGGCCTTTGCTCTGCGGCTGCGCCGTCAGGATAAGCTGAATCATGAGCTGGCCGCAGACACCACCATTCCGCTGGGAACGATCTATAAAGCGATATTTACGCTTTCCATTCCGATTGTGCTGTCCTCCGTGACGGTGCCCTCGGTGAACTTTCTCGATACCTCACTGGTCAAGCCGCTGCTAAACGGAGTCATTGGCCCGGAGGAAGCTACAGCAGCCCTGGCCGTGCTAGGCACGCGGGCTCAAAGCATTGCCGGAATCCCGCCCATCCTGGCAGTCGCGCTGGCGCAATCACTGATTCCGATTATTTCGGCTGCCTATGCCCGAAAAGACGAGCAGCATCTGCAGCATCAGGTTACGCTGGCGCTGCGGGTAGCGATTCTGTCCGGAATGCCGGTCGTGCTGGTTCTTGCCGCCGCCGCTTATTCCCTGAATGGATTGCTGTTTAGCTCCATCGAGGGCACCGGTATTATTATGATGCTTACGCTGACTACGATTTTTCAGATTACGATGGTTACCTCGGGCTCCATTCTGCTGGGAACCGGCAAAGCAAAAATCACAGTCAAGCACGTCATCGTCGGCCTGCTGGTAAAGCTGGCCGGCAGCTATCTGTTATCGCCGCTGCTCGGTATTTACGGCATCATTGCAGCTACGGCGCTCTGCTTCTTGGTGATCACGATTCTGAATGTGCGTACCATCAAGAGCATTGTCTCATTCTCCATTCTCGGCACCCGCTGGATCGCCTTTGGCATGACTGTGCTGATCGCTTTTGGCGCCGGCTACGGTACGGAAGGGTTTAGCCGCCAGCTGGTGAATGTGATGCCTGACCGCTTGGCCTTTTTGATTGTGTGCGCAATTGTTGGCATCGTGGTAGGTGCACTGTACCTGCTGCTCTTGATCATTCTCGGGGTTGTGCGGCAGGCTGAGCTCAAGGGGTATCCACGCGTGCTTCAAAAAGTACTGCGTCCGTTGATGCGGCTTGCGCCTTCTGCATTCCGCCAGAAAGGCTGA
- a CDS encoding DUF456 domain-containing protein, producing the protein MDVLGWILVIALFAVGMAGAVYPILPGVVAIYLALFVYGWFFTFQHYTVWFWVIQTLILLVLFVADYAVNAWGVKRLGGSKASIWGSTIGLIIGPFVIPAFGLIIGPFIGALIGEMLAGSGPGKAMKVGAGSVLGLFSSIVVKVILQLAMIVIFFIWVF; encoded by the coding sequence ATGGATGTGTTAGGCTGGATTCTGGTAATTGCCTTGTTTGCCGTCGGCATGGCGGGGGCCGTATACCCTATTTTGCCGGGTGTGGTCGCCATTTATTTGGCACTGTTCGTATATGGCTGGTTCTTCACATTTCAGCATTACACCGTATGGTTCTGGGTCATTCAAACGCTGATTCTGCTCGTGCTGTTCGTGGCGGATTACGCCGTCAATGCCTGGGGCGTCAAAAGGCTGGGCGGCTCTAAAGCCTCCATTTGGGGCAGTACGATTGGCCTGATCATCGGTCCGTTCGTCATCCCGGCTTTCGGCCTGATCATCGGACCCTTTATCGGTGCGCTGATTGGAGAGATGCTTGCTGGCTCGGGACCGGGCAAAGCGATGAAGGTTGGGGCAGGGTCGGTGCTGGGTCTGTTTAGCAGCATTGTGGTCAAAGTTATTTTACAGCTGGCCATGATTGTCATATTTTTTATTTGGGTTTTTTGA
- a CDS encoding Cof-type HAD-IIB family hydrolase, with amino-acid sequence MSLKYRLLALDMDGTLLTDEHEISRETVKWIKEAVRQGVHVCLSTGRAFKSAYPYAQQLELATPMVTVNGSEIWKAPYDLYHRSLMDVSLVRQMHALAMKTGAWYWAYTVEQVYNRDSWSEALHQTLEEQEWLKFGYYTEDEEVRHHILMTLQDMGGLEITNSSPFNLEINPLGVNKAEGIKKVCHLLGLDMSQVVACGDSLNDLAAIQAAGLGVAMGNAQQTVKDEADLVVAGNNEDGIAEVIRDVILRQE; translated from the coding sequence ATGAGTTTAAAGTACCGGCTGCTGGCATTGGATATGGACGGGACGCTGCTGACGGATGAGCATGAGATTTCGAGGGAAACGGTAAAGTGGATTAAGGAAGCGGTCCGGCAGGGCGTGCATGTCTGCCTGTCTACCGGCAGAGCCTTCAAAAGCGCTTATCCCTATGCACAGCAGCTGGAGCTCGCCACACCGATGGTGACGGTCAACGGAAGTGAAATCTGGAAAGCTCCCTACGATCTGTACCACCGCTCGCTGATGGATGTCAGTCTGGTCCGACAGATGCATGCCTTGGCTATGAAGACCGGTGCCTGGTATTGGGCCTATACGGTAGAACAGGTGTATAACCGGGACAGCTGGAGTGAGGCTCTGCACCAAACTTTAGAGGAGCAGGAATGGCTGAAGTTCGGATATTACACGGAGGACGAGGAGGTCCGCCATCATATTTTAATGACATTGCAGGATATGGGCGGCCTGGAAATTACCAACTCATCACCGTTCAATCTGGAGATCAATCCGCTGGGTGTAAACAAGGCCGAGGGGATCAAGAAGGTGTGTCACCTGCTGGGGCTGGACATGTCGCAGGTGGTCGCCTGTGGAGACAGCCTGAATGACCTGGCCGCTATCCAGGCGGCGGGGCTCGGTGTAGCCATGGGCAATGCCCAGCAGACGGTGAAGGATGAAGCGGATCTCGTGGTTGCGGGTAATAATGAGGACGGCATCGCTGAGGTGATCCGAGATGTTATCCTGAGACAGGAGTGA
- a CDS encoding peptidoglycan D,D-transpeptidase FtsI family protein encodes MRINIFFFSTFIIFSVIIVRLAFLQFVEGPELTQQETGGRTKNYPLNPIRGSILDAAGTPIAYSKPSNALYVTLLKNYNKNSPAGEKNRPEIEAFAEQMVEAFNKHGEPDAKLTVEEVIALLDLESNRQHGYEPRRIKGDLTDKEVAFFIENKQQFPGVEIVEENVRYYDTDTVAVQAVGYLKKFSGQKSLDKYAAIDKKNSDREPGLTYMESELVGVDGLELMFQDALRGKSGYMSIPINPQNMIDGVPSLMPPEKGYNVYTTIHKDIQMEAEQAIVDQLKWLRTTPFSGETHPEAQTGYAVAMEVDTGNIVAMASIPDYDPNVWKDGTQDWDHVIAHYQNGTITPYGSGRSKNGLDSVPWLGSTIKPLSVLIGLQEGLFAANDYYYDQGYAQIGKDERKVRNSLSKVLGSINGAVAIEKSSNAFMIDMVGEKLFNKYGASGIEVWDNYMKQFGLGVSTQSGLPKEFLGKIDYDNIEQAGSAMAALSFASFGQSGGYTTLQLAQYTATIANKGERIKPQIALKIENQDGQVIQTFKRQVLNTVEFEDKHWDEVIKGMNTQGLSSFEGFGYDFARKTGTSEMSIKENGEAKFTDNGVFVAFAPRDKPKLAVAVIVPEGGFGSYSAAPIARKIFDAYDEVYGLDGTPHPKVEGTEGEGEAAEEPQEEGAAAAEGNPQEVAE; translated from the coding sequence ATGCGCATCAACATTTTTTTCTTCAGCACTTTTATTATTTTCAGCGTCATCATTGTACGCCTTGCATTTTTACAATTTGTCGAGGGGCCGGAGCTGACCCAGCAGGAGACGGGGGGACGAACGAAAAATTACCCGCTCAATCCGATCCGGGGCAGCATTCTGGATGCAGCCGGCACGCCGATTGCTTACTCCAAGCCATCCAATGCCCTGTACGTCACGCTCCTCAAAAACTATAACAAGAACTCTCCTGCCGGAGAAAAGAATCGTCCGGAAATCGAGGCGTTCGCAGAACAAATGGTAGAGGCATTCAACAAGCATGGCGAGCCGGATGCCAAGCTGACGGTGGAGGAGGTCATCGCTCTGCTCGATCTGGAGTCGAACCGGCAGCATGGTTACGAGCCCCGCCGTATCAAGGGTGACTTGACGGACAAAGAGGTTGCGTTCTTTATTGAGAACAAGCAGCAATTTCCGGGGGTGGAAATTGTAGAGGAGAATGTCCGCTACTATGACACCGATACGGTTGCGGTGCAGGCTGTCGGCTACCTCAAAAAGTTCAGTGGTCAGAAAAGCCTGGATAAATATGCAGCGATCGACAAGAAGAACAGTGATCGGGAACCAGGGCTCACCTATATGGAATCCGAGCTCGTCGGTGTCGACGGACTCGAGCTGATGTTTCAGGATGCGCTCCGCGGCAAAAGCGGCTATATGAGCATACCGATCAATCCCCAGAATATGATTGACGGTGTGCCGTCACTGATGCCGCCGGAGAAGGGGTATAATGTGTACACCACCATCCATAAGGATATTCAAATGGAGGCGGAGCAGGCGATTGTAGATCAGTTAAAATGGCTTCGCACGACGCCGTTCTCCGGTGAGACGCATCCGGAGGCCCAGACAGGCTATGCTGTGGCCATGGAAGTCGATACGGGAAACATTGTAGCCATGGCCAGTATACCTGACTATGATCCGAATGTATGGAAGGACGGAACCCAGGACTGGGACCATGTGATAGCTCATTACCAGAACGGGACTATTACCCCTTACGGCAGCGGGCGTTCCAAGAACGGTCTGGATTCCGTTCCTTGGCTAGGCTCTACGATTAAGCCGCTCAGTGTACTAATCGGCCTGCAAGAAGGCTTGTTTGCTGCCAACGATTATTATTACGATCAAGGCTATGCTCAAATCGGCAAGGATGAACGTAAGGTCAGAAACTCTCTTAGCAAGGTGCTGGGTTCGATTAACGGAGCGGTCGCTATCGAGAAGTCTTCTAACGCCTTCATGATTGATATGGTCGGAGAGAAGCTGTTTAATAAGTACGGCGCTTCGGGAATAGAGGTCTGGGATAATTATATGAAGCAGTTTGGACTGGGCGTCTCCACACAGTCCGGCCTGCCTAAAGAGTTTCTTGGCAAGATCGATTACGATAACATCGAACAGGCCGGCAGTGCGATGGCGGCTCTGTCTTTCGCCTCCTTCGGACAGTCCGGAGGGTATACAACGCTGCAGCTGGCACAGTATACAGCTACTATTGCTAATAAGGGAGAGCGCATCAAGCCGCAAATAGCGCTGAAGATCGAGAATCAGGACGGGCAGGTCATTCAAACCTTCAAGCGGCAGGTACTGAATACCGTCGAATTCGAGGATAAGCACTGGGATGAAGTTATTAAAGGCATGAATACGCAGGGGCTTTCCTCCTTTGAGGGCTTTGGTTATGATTTTGCCCGCAAGACAGGAACCTCGGAGATGTCCATAAAAGAGAACGGCGAGGCTAAGTTTACAGACAACGGTGTCTTTGTGGCCTTTGCCCCTAGAGACAAGCCGAAGCTCGCGGTGGCTGTCATCGTTCCGGAAGGCGGCTTCGGATCCTACAGCGCTGCACCTATCGCTCGCAAAATTTTTGACGCCTACGATGAGGTTTATGGCCTGGACGGCACCCCGCATCCCAAAGTGGAGGGGACCGAGGGAGAAGGTGAAGCGGCAGAAGAGCCGCAGGAAGAAGGAGCAGCAGCGGCAGAGGGAAATCCGCAGGAAGTCGCGGAGTAG
- a CDS encoding transglutaminase domain-containing protein — translation MLSAWSDSLREGNAVTILLLLIAVFSLVQGWNRGASRSAGRLAFFLGDTLMRVVGLGISVLFTLSVSPQAAAWLQDLAERMPARELSFWEQIWFTAVHSLASFPLLRFAVLFIISYGIILSLLRLLAALTIGGLSSSGRENTRNKEGSSSLISRSAGALIGVLLGAARGMIIIALLFICVSLNPASEFSRYVEASPLYKQGAQAVIEPLSGSLVQRQLPVFKQSVQKELNGIMQKKYEVIDHAIPEGIEQTAAYITEDAVTDEEKARMIYDWVGTRISYDYDKVEMYEQQRIWKEQTPQDTYDTRLGVCIDYARLYAMMARSQELQVRVVTGGGYNGEGGFGPHAWNEVYLSEQDKWVPLDPTWAPSGDWFNPPRFSETHIKEEVF, via the coding sequence ATGCTTTCGGCTTGGAGTGACAGTCTGCGGGAAGGCAATGCCGTTACGATTTTGCTGCTGCTCATTGCTGTCTTCTCTCTGGTGCAGGGCTGGAACCGGGGAGCGTCGCGATCAGCAGGCAGGCTGGCTTTTTTTCTGGGAGATACGCTAATGCGTGTCGTGGGCCTGGGAATCTCGGTTCTGTTTACCCTGTCTGTATCTCCTCAGGCCGCAGCCTGGCTGCAGGATCTGGCTGAACGCATGCCGGCAAGGGAGCTCAGCTTCTGGGAGCAGATCTGGTTTACAGCCGTGCATTCTCTGGCGAGCTTTCCGCTGCTGCGGTTTGCGGTTCTGTTCATCATAAGCTACGGCATCATTCTATCTTTGCTGCGCCTGCTGGCAGCCTTAACCATTGGAGGCTTGTCGTCATCAGGCAGAGAGAACACCCGCAACAAAGAGGGCTCGTCCTCCCTGATCAGCCGCTCGGCGGGAGCGTTAATCGGGGTCCTGCTGGGGGCGGCGCGCGGAATGATTATTATTGCCCTGTTATTTATTTGCGTCAGCCTGAACCCGGCCAGCGAGTTCAGCCGCTATGTAGAGGCTTCGCCGCTGTATAAGCAAGGTGCGCAGGCAGTCATTGAGCCATTGTCCGGCTCCCTGGTGCAGCGTCAGCTTCCGGTGTTTAAGCAGTCCGTTCAGAAAGAGCTGAACGGTATTATGCAGAAGAAGTACGAGGTCATCGATCATGCTATCCCTGAAGGCATTGAACAGACGGCAGCTTACATCACTGAGGACGCAGTCACGGATGAAGAGAAGGCCAGGATGATTTATGACTGGGTAGGCACGAGAATATCCTATGATTATGATAAGGTTGAGATGTATGAACAGCAGCGGATCTGGAAAGAGCAGACCCCTCAGGATACGTATGACACGCGCCTGGGCGTATGCATAGACTATGCCCGCCTCTACGCGATGATGGCCCGTTCGCAGGAGCTACAAGTCCGCGTAGTGACCGGGGGAGGCTACAACGGAGAAGGCGGCTTTGGCCCGCATGCCTGGAACGAGGTGTATTTGTCAGAGCAGGACAAGTGGGTGCCGCTGGATCCAACCTGGGCACCGAGCGGAGATTGGTTTAACCCTCCGCGTTTCTCCGAAACGCATATCAAGGAGGAAGTGTTCTAA